Below is a window of Streptomyces taklimakanensis DNA.
GCGCCACACGCGTTCCAGCCGGCCGACGGCGCTCTGGTGGCCGGTGTCCGGCTCGGGTCCGGTGTCGCGCCGCTCGCGTGTGTAGGCCTCGGCTCCACTCGTGAGGTGCTCCACCAGTGTCGCGACGTCCGCCGGCAGCGCGCCCTCACGGAGTTGCCCGGACCGGTGCGCCTCGTCCAGCAGTTTCCGCACGGTCGGCAGCCAACTGTCCGACCACGCCGGGGTGGCGGGCCGTTCCCGCGCGAGGCGGACGGCCGAGCGCACCGACACGTTCTCCTCCATCAGGCGGGCGAGTTCGAGGGTGAGGTCGATGATGACGCGCAGGGCGGGCGTCTGCTGTCCCGTGACGCGCTCCAAGGCGGCCTGCGTGACCTCCCAGCCCTCCCTCAGGACGGCGTCCGCCAGATCGGCCTTGGTGGAGAAGTGGAAGGTCAGTGCCCCCACCGACATACCCGCGGCCTTGCTGACCTGGGACAGTGACGTGCCCTCGTAGCCGCCGCGGTCGAACGCGTCCGCGGCGGCCCTGAGCACGGTGGCGCGTGTCCGTAGAGCTCTCTCCTGCTTCACCATGCCGACTCCGAATGGGCACTCGCCGATGGGCGCACGGGGTGTGGTCCCCTGCTACAACGCACCGTTCTGATTTCCCCACAGTGGTCCGCTTTTCACGTTGGGTGAAAACCCTCCTCCTCCTCGGAGAGGCCGGGCAATACCGAGTTGCCCAAGATGCAACGGGTCCGCAGGACGGCACTCCGGGGCGTCTTCCACCGCGGCGACCTGCGTGTGAGCGCGCCGTTGCCGCTCATGGGCGGCGTACGGGCGGCGTGCGGGCGCGCCGGCGGACAGGACGGAGGGCGGCTCGTCTCGTCACACCGCGCCACCTCCACCGGGACTCGGCCGGGGCCCGGCGGGGTACGGCGGGGTGCGGCGCGGGGCGCGAGTTGGCGAAGTAGCGGACCGACTCCCCGGAGTCGCAAAAAAAAGAGGGTGTTCGCTATTCTTTTGACGTGCGCCAGCTTCCGGCCCGCCACAGGGAGGGGACCACGTCATGACCACGCACGCCTTGACGGACACCCGGGGCCCGGTGTCCGTGTTCGCCGACAGGGTCTTCGGGCACCTGCCGCGGACCGACCAGCGCCGGTGGGCGCGTGCCTACCTGCAGGGCCTGCTCGCCACTTCGGGCAAGAAGTCGGTGCGGCGCATCGCCGCCGCCTTCTCGGACTCGCCCACGGCGTCCCAGTCGCTGCACCAGTTCGTCAACGCCAGCCCGTGGGACTGGATCCCCGCCCGGGAGGAGTTGATGCGCTGGGCCGAGCACCGCGTGCGGCCTCAGGCCTGGACCGTGGACCTGGCGGTGCTGCGCAAACGGGGGGAGCACTCCTGCGGCGTGCACCGGCGCTTCGTGCCGTCCACCGGACGCTCGGTCACCTGTCAGGTGGGCGTCGGCGCCTTCCTCGCCGCGTCCGACGCGGTCGTTCCGGTCGACTGGCGCCTGCTGCTGCCCGGCTCCTGGGCCAAGGATCCGCAGCGTCGCCGGCGCGCCCGCATCCCGGACGACGTCGACGGCCGGCCGATCGAGCGGCACGTCCTGGACCTGGTCGACGCGCTGACCTCGGCCAGCCGCACGGCTCCCGTGCCGGTCGTGGCGGACCTGTCCACCTCCCCCGGCGCGGTCGGCCTGGTGCGCGGACTGGTCCTGCGCGACTGCGACTTCGTCGTCTCCGTGCCGGACGACTTCAAGGTCGTGCTCGGCCGCCATCTGAGGGTCCAGCGCCGCAGCGGCCCCGGCGAGCACGGCATGGCCCTCGCGGCACGCAGCCTCTTCCAGTTCGACGCGGGCGGGCTGTTCCAACTGGAGACGGTGCCCGCCGGCTCCGGGCACCGGCGCGGCACGACCGTCATGACCAGCGTCGTGCACCTGCCCATGGCGCTCCCCGCCGGTTCCCAACCGCTGCGCACCTACCAGTTGTTCACCGTGCGCTCCGCCGGGGACCGCCGGCCGCCCCGGCTGTGGCTGACCACCCTCACCCGCGCCAAGGCGGAGGAGAGGCTCGCGCTGGTGCGGACGCTGGCGCGGACGGCCGAGTCGGTGAGGCAGTTGGAGGAGGGCTTCGGCCTGCTCGACTTCGAGGGGCGTTCCTACCCCGGTTGGCACCATCACATGACGCTGGTGTCGGCGGCGTACGCCTACAGCCGGCTCGACGGCTCGGGAGTCCGGACGCGGCCGCTGACGGCCGCCGCCTGACCGGGCCAGGCCGTCGGTGCGTCGTGCACGGGCCCGCGACCTCACCGTCTCGGTCCCTTGAGAAAACGGTCCGACGCTAGGGTGAGCGGATGCTGAGACACACCTACGAGGGGCAGGACTGCAACTTGGCCCGGACCCTGGAGGTCGTCGGCGAGCGCTGGACCCTCCTGATCGTCCGCTCGGCACTGCTCGGCACCAAGCGCTTCGACGCGTTCCTGGAGCACCTGGACATCGCCCGGAACGTCCTGACCAAACGCCTCACCCGGCTCGTCGAGCACGGGATCATGGAACGGGTCCCCTACCAGGACAGGCCCGTGCGGTACGAGTACCGGCTCACCCCCTCGGGGCGCGATCTGACCCGGGCGGTCGTCGCGCTGATGCAGTGGGGCGACCGGAACCTGCCCCAGGAGGGCGGTCCTCCGCGCAGGGCCGACCACATCGGCTGTGACGGCACCGTCCACGTCGAACTCAGGTGTTCCGACTGCGGCCGCGAGGTGCGCGACGAGGAGGTGGAGGTGCGGCGGGTGCGTTGAACACGCCCGCGCGCCTGAACACCGCCCCACCGGGTCGAACGCAAGTGGGCCCCGGTCGAACACACGTCCCCTGCGCACGCCCGAAGATGCCCGGCGCGCCCGCGCCGCACCACGATGGGCCCTCCGCCGCCGACAGGGCGATCCGTGACAGGAGGGCGACCGTGGCATCCGTGCTGGGAGCGTTGCGCAGGCTGGCGATGGCTCCGTCCCTGGGGGAGGTGAGCTTCGCCGGGCGGGGCTTCGCGGTGGAGGCGACCGAGAGCACCCGGCGACTGGAGGCCATCCCGCAAGCGGTCGTCTGCGGCTTCGAGTGGGGCATCGAGGACCGCGATCCGGCCGACACCGAACGCCGCCTGGCCATGGTCGACCCCGAGGTCAGGGGGTTCGCCTACGAGGGCGCCACGATGGCCTGCGTCATCCGCGACGCGATGGGGCCGAACGGCCATCGCGCCCGGACCCTGATGGAGGGCGGCGGCAGGCCGCACGTCTTCCTCAACTACATCGGGATCGGCTTCGCCATGGCGCGCCTGCCACGGCCGCTGTGGCGCAAGGCCGTGCCCGCACCGACCGGACCCGGGCACTATCCGGCGATGAGCTGGCTGGCCGTGGACGGGTACGGCTTCGACCGCGCCTACTTCGACACCGGCCGCTGGATCGATGCGCAACGGGTGCCCCGGGCATACCCTTGGGAAGGCGATCCCGACTACTTCCTGCGCGCCGTCGACCAGGGCATCGGCCGGGCCCTGTGGTTCGTCCACGGCGGCCGCGCCGACCGCGTCTGCGCCGCCGTGCGCGCATTCGCCGACCGCCGCAGGGCGGACCTGTGGAGCGGCGTCGCGCTGGCCGCCACCTTCGCCGGCGGAAGCACCCCCGCGGGCCTCGCCGCGCTGCGTCACGAGGCCGGGGAGGACCGCGGCCACGTGGCCCAGGGGTCGGTGTTCGCCGCCAAGGCCCGTCACCACGCCGGTCATGTGCCCGAGCACACCCGTGTCGCCACCCGGGCGCTCGCCGGTCTCGACGTCGAGGCGGCCGCGGAGCTGGCCGACGACTGCGCGGTGACCCGGACCGGGGCGGGGGGCCCTCCAGCGTACGAACTGTGGCGCCGGAGCGTGCGCGAACGGCTGACCTCCACCGTGGTTTGAGCATTTACGGAGTAGACGCCCGTCCGCCATCCCTGGATAGATTCGAAATCACCCGGTAATTAAGGGAGTTTCCACGAGGGGCGGTTTACTGCGTTGTCCACGATCTTCGGCGCGCTACGGCGCCGCATTCTCACTCCTTCCGTTTCCGAAACAAAACTGGAAAAGCGCGGATTCCATCGGAAGAACCGTCGGGCCCAGGAACAGCTGGAGACGATCGGCCGGGTGTTCCTGGAGGGGTACGGCCACGCGGTCCGGGCACGGTCGGCCGCCGAGGCCGAGGAGTCGCTGGAGGCCGTCCCCCGCGCCTACCGCGGGTTCGCCTACGAAGGCGCCGGCATGGGGGCCGTCGTGCACGACGCGCTGCCGGGCCACAGCGGGAGGCTGGAGGGCCTCCTCGCCGGGAAGGGGCGCGACCACGTCTACATGGTCCACGTCGGCATCGGCTGGGCGATGGCCCGCCTGCCCAGGTTCCTGTGGCCCGACGTGGAGCGGACCGATCCGCTGCTGCGGTGGCTGATCCTGGACGGCTACGGCTTCCACCAGGCGTACTTCCACACCCGGTCCTACGTCCGCACGCCGCACGTCCGGCACCCCTTCAGCTGGGCGGGCGGACCGGACGACCACTCCGCCAAGGTGATCGACCAGGGCATCGGGCGGGCCCTGTGGTTCGTCGGCGGCACCGACGTCGACGTCGTCACGGACCTGATCGCCTCCTACCCCGAACACCGCCGCGGTGACCTGTACGCCGGCGCGGGGCTGGCCGCGACCTACGCCGGGGCCGCGGACGAGGAGGAGCTGCGCCGGTTCGCCGAGCGGGCCGGGAAGTACCGCTTCCAACTGGCCCAGGGCGCCGCCTTCGCCGCGGAGGCCCGCGACCGGGCGGGCACCACGATCGCACACACCCACCTGGCCACCCGCGTCCTGTGCGGCACGACGCCGGAGCGGGCGGCGCGGGTGTGCCTGGACCGCATGCCCGCCCCCGGCGACCACGGTGACGTTCCCGCCTACGAGAGGTGGCGCCGGGACATCGCCGCCGAACTCGCCTCCACAACGCTCTCCCGGAAAGGTGCCGACCTGTGAGAAAAGCAATCGGATGGCTGCGCAAGAATGCGGCGGGAGTCGCCGCGCTCACCCTCATGGTGGGCACTTTCTACGCGGTACGGCTTCCTGATACATCCGCTGCGGAAACCAGAGAGATGGCCGAGAATTTCTCGTTCGAATCGATGTCGGTCGCCATGCCGGCCGGATTCGAGAAGAAGGAGATACGCGAGGTCAACAAGGCGTACGAGCACATCGACGCCTGGATCTCCTCGGTCGGCGCCGGCATCGCCATGAACGACGTGGACGGTGACGGGCTGGCCAACGACCTGTGTGTCACCGACCCGCGCATCGACCAGGTCGTCGTGACGCCCTCACCGAACCGCGAGGACGCCTACCCGCCCTTCGCGCTCGACCCCGCCCCGCTGCCGGTCGGCGACACGATGGCGCCGATGGGGTGCGTGCCCGGCGACTTCGACGAGAACGGCGCCACCGATCTCCTCGTGTACTACTGGGGCCGCACCCCCATCGTCTTCCTCGCCCGGGACGGGAAGGACGAGCCCCTGACGGCCGCCTCCTTCAAGCCGACCGAACTGCTGCCCGGCAAGGCCGGCCCCCGGTACACCGGCCCGCTGTGGAACTCCAACGCCGCCGCCGTCGCCGACTTCGACGGCGACGGCCACGACGACATCTTCATCGGCAACTACTTCCCCGAGAGCCCGGTCCTGGACCCGTCCAAGGACGGCGACGTCGTGATGAACGACTCGCTCTCCCACGCCCAGAACGGCGGCGGCGGCCACTTCTTCCGCTGGACGGAGAACGGCTACGAGAAGACCGACGGCTCCCTGCCGCAGAACATCAGCCACGGCTGGACGCTCGGCGCGTCCGCCGCCGACCTCGACGGCGACCAGTTGCCGGAGCTGTTCCTGGCCCACGACTTCGGCACCTCCGCGCTGCTGCACAACACCTCCCGTCCCGGCCGGATCGAGTTCACCGAGGTCAAGTCCGTCCACTCGGGCACCGTGCCCAAGTCCAAGGAGATCGGACGCAGCTCCTTCAAGGGCATGGGCATCGACTTCGGCGACCTGGACAACGACGGCCTGTACGACATGTTCGTCAGCAACATCACCACCTCGTTCGGCATCCAGGAGTCCAACTTCGCCTTCATCGGCACGGCCGACAGCAGGGCCGAGGTGAGGGCCCGTCTGGAGGACGGCGAGGCCCCCTTCAAGGACGAGAGCACCGGTCTCGGCCTCGCCTGGTCCGGTTGGGGCTGGGACGTGAAGACGGCCGACTTCGACAACGACGGCGTGCTGGAGATCGCCCAGGCCCTCGGCTTCGTCAAGGGCAAGGAGAACCGCTGGCCGCAGCTGCAGGAGCTGGCCACCGCCAACGACGCGCTGGTCTCCGACCCCCGGTGGTGGCCCAACGTCCGGCAGGGTGACGACCTCGCCGGGAGCCAGACCATGCGGCTGTTCGCCAAGGGGAAGGACGGCAGGTACGTCGATCTGTCCCCCGCGCTCGGCCTCGCCGTCCCCGTCCCCAGCCGGGGCATCGCCACCGGCGACGTCGACGGCGACGGGCGCCTCGACCTCGCGGTCGCCCACCAGTGGGGCGAGCCGAGGTTCTACCACAACGTCAGCGAGGACACCGGCGCCCACCTCGGACTGAAGCTCACCCGCGAGTCCGGCTCGCCGGCGGTCGGCGCGGAGGTCCGCGTCACCCTGCCCGACGGCACCGAGCGCATCGGTCGCGTCGACGGCGGCGGCGGCCACTCCGGCAAGCGCAGCTCCGAAGTGCACATCGGCCTCGGCGAGGACGTCCGGGGACCGGTCGACGTCCGGCTGACCTGGCGGGACCACACCGGCGACGTACACGAGCAGCGGCTGCGGCTCGCCCCCGGCCGCCACAGCATCCAGCTCGGCACCCAGGCCAAGGAGAAGTGACACCATGTCCGCACAGCAGAAGGCGCCGGCCGCTCCGCGCCACAACCCGAAGGTCGTCACCGCCCTGCGCCGGTTCGCGATCTCGATCTCCGTGCTCAACATCTTCGGCTACACCGTCCTCGGCTTCGAACAACCGTGGACCTGGCCGTTCATCGCCCTGGCCACCGCCTACACGCTGGAGGTGGCCCTGGAGGCGGTCGGCGCCCGCTCCGAGGGCCGGGCGCCCCGGTTCCGCGGCAACGGCTTCCGCGGGCTGGTGGAGTTCCTCTACCCGGCCCACATCACCGCCCTGGCGGTCAACATGCTCACCTACGTCAACGACCTGGTCTGGGTCATGGTGTTCGGCGTCATCGTCGCCGTCGGCACCAAGTGGGTGCTGCGCGCGCCGGTGCGCGGCCGGATGCGGCACTTCATGAACCCGTCGAACTTCGGCATCGCCGTCATCCTGCTGCTCTTCCCGTGGGCGAGCATCGCCCCGCCCTACCACTTCACCGAGTACCTCGACGGCGGCTTCGACTGGCTCGTCCCGGCCATCATCATCACCCTCGGCACGATGCTCAACGCCAAGCTCACCGAGCGGATGTGGCTGATCCTCGCCTGGGTGGCCGGCTACGCGCTGCAGGCCGTCGTCCGCGGTCTGCTGTTCGGCACCTCCATCCCCGCGGCCCTGGCGATGATGACCGGCGTGGCGTTCGTGCTCTTCACGAACTACATGATCACCGACCCGGGGACCACCCCGTCCTCCAAGTGGGGCCAGATCGCCTTCGGCGGCGGCGTGGCGGCCGCGTACGGCGTGCTGACCGCGCTCGGCGTCGCCTACGGCATCTTCTTCGCCACCGCCCTGGTGTGCCTCGTCCGCGGCGTCCACCTGTGGACGGTCGACATCCTGGACAGGAGGCACACCCCGGCGCGCGAGCGGGCGGACCTGACCGTCGGGCGGACCCCGGAGCAACCGACCACCGAGCAGCCGACCCTCGACCGGCTCACCGCCGCGCAGTGCGCGGGCGGCTGCGTCGGCGAGTGCGCCTGCCCGGCCGAGCCCGCCGCGAAGAACGCGCCGGAGAAGGTCGGGGTGGCGGCGTGACCAGGATCGCCATCGTCGGCATGGCCTGCCGCTACCCCGACGCCGCCGACCCCGGACAGCTGTGGGACAACGCCGTCGCCGGACGCCGTGCCTTCCGCCGGCTGCCCGACGTGCGCATGCGCCTGGAGGACTACTGGGACGCGGACCCCGCCGCACCCGACCGCTTCTACGCGCGCAACGCCGCGGTGCTGGAGGGGTACGAGTTCGACCGGGTCGCCCACCGGATCGCGGGCAGCACCTACCGCTCGACCGACCTCACCCACTGGCTCGCCCTGGAGACCGCCGGGCGGGCCCTGGCCGACGCCGGGTTCGCCGAGGGCGGGGGACTCCCCCGCGAACGCACCGGTGTCGTGATCGGCAACACCCTCACCGGCGAGTTCGCCCGCGCCAACGTGATGCGGCTGCGCTGGCCGTACGTGCGCCGCGTCATGGCCGAGGCGCTCAGGGGTCAGGACTGGGACGACGAGCGGATCGCGGACTTCCTGGCCGACGTCGAGACCGCCTACAAGGAGCCGTTCCCGGCCGTCGACGAGGACACCCTGGCCGGCGGTCTGGCCAACACCATCGCCGGCCGGATCTGCAACCACTTCGACCTGGGCGGTGGCGGCTACACCGTCGACGGCGCCTGCTCCTCGTCGCTGCTGTCGGTCACCACGGCCGGCACCTCGCTGCTCAGCGGTGACATCGACGTCGCCGTGGCGGGCGGGGTGGACCTGTCGATCGACCCGTTCGAGATCATCGGGTTCGCCAAGACCGGCGCCCTGGCCAAGGGCGAGATGCGCCTGTACGACCGCGGTTCCAACGGCTTCTGGCCCGGCGAGGGCTGCGGCATGGTCGTTCTGATGCGCGAGGAGGACGCCCTGGCGGGCAACCACCGCGTCTACGCGACGATCGCGGGCTGGGGCGTCTCCTCCGACGGCCAGGGCGGCATCACCCGCCCCGAGGTCGACGGCTACCGGCTCGCCCTGCGCAGGGCGTACGAGCGGGCCGGATTCGGCATCGACACCGTCTCGCTGTTCGAGGGCCACGGCACCGGCACCGCGGTCGGCGACCGCACCGAGCTGTCCGCCCTGACGGGCGCCAGGGCCGCGGCGAACCCCGACGCCCCGGTCGCGGCCATCACCTCCATCAAGGGCATGATCGGCCACACCAAGGCGGCGGCCGGCATCGCGGGTCTGATCAAGTCGGCGATGGCCGTCGACCGCCGGATCCTGCCCCCGGCCATCGGCTGCGTCGACCCGCACGAGCTGCTCACCGGCGAGCAGGCCAACCTGCGGGCCCTGCGCACCGCCGAGGCCTGGCCGCAGGACGCGCCGCGGCGGGCGGGCGTCACCGCCATGGGCTTCGGCGGGATCAACACCCACGTCGTGCTGGACGAGCCCGCCACCCGCCGGCGCACGGCGCCCGACCGCCGCTCCATCGCGCTGGCGCGCTCCGCGCAGGACTGCGAACTGCTGCTGGTCGAGGGCGGCTCCCCGAAGAGCCTGCGCGCCCGGCTCGTCGAGGTCGCCGACTTCGTGGCGCGGGTCTCCTACGCGCAGGTCGCCGACCTGGCCGCCACGCTCCAGGGCGAGCTGCGGGGTCTGCCGCACCGCGCCGCGGTCGTGGCCTCCTCCCCGGAGGACGCCGAGCGCCGGCTGCGGAACCTGGCCGACGCCCTCGACGCGGGAGAGACCACGCACTTCACCCCCGACGGCCGCGGTTTCCTGGGGCACGCCACCGGCCGCGGCCGGATCGGCTTCCTCTTCCCCGGGCAGGGATCGGGGAGGGGCACCGGGGGCGGGGCGCTGCGCCGCCGCTTCCCCGAGGCGGCGGAAGTCCACGACGCCGCCGGTCTGCCCACCGCCGGCGACATGGTGGCCACCGACGTGGCCCAGCCGCGCATCGCCACCGGCTCGGCGGCCGGTCTGCGCGTCCTGGACGCCCTGCGGGTGGAGGCGACCGTCGCCCTGGGCCACAGCCTGGGCGAGCTGTCCGCCCTGCACTGGGCCGGCGCGCTCGACGAGGAGACCCTGCTGGAGGCGGCCCGGGTCCGCGGCCGCGCGATGGCCGAGCACAGCGCCTCGGGCACCATGGCCTCGCTGGCGGCCGCCCCGCAGGAGGCCGAACGGCTCACCGACGGGCTGCCCGTGGTCGTCGCCGGGTACAACGGCCCCGAGCAGACCGTCGTGGCCGGACCGGTCGACGCGGTCGAGGAGGTGGCCGGCCGCGCCGCCGCGGCGGGGGTCGGCTGCACCAGGCTCGCCGTGTCCCACGCCTTCCACTCCCCGCTGGTGGCGCCGGCCGCCGACGCCTTCGGCGACTGGCTCGCCGGCGTCCGCTTCGGCGAGGTCGGCGCCCGGGTGGTCTCCACCGTCACCGGCGGGGAGCTGGCACGGGACACGGACCTGGCCGGGCTGTTGCGGCGTCAGATCACCGACCCCGTGCTGTTCACCCAGGCGGTCACCGCGGCCGCCCGGGAGGTCGACCTGTTCGTCGAGGTCGGCCCGGGCCGGGTGCTGAGTTCGCTGGCCGCGGCGGCCACCGGCGTCCCGTCCGTCGCGCTGGACACCGACGACGAGTCGCTGCGGGGGCTCCTGGGGGTGGTCGGCGCCGCCTACGTCGTCGGCGCGCCCGTCGCCCACGAGCGGCTCTTCCAGGACCGGCTGATCCGGCCGCTGGAGGTGGGCCAGGAGTTCGACTTCCTGGCCAACCCCTGCGAGCAGGCCCCGCGGGTGGCCCTGCCCGCCGGCCGGCCCTCCCCGGCCGGGGCGGCTGCCGACCCGGCCCCGGCCCCGGCCCCGGCCCCGGCCCAGGCCCAGGCCCCGACTCCGGCCTCGGTGCCGGCCTCGGTACCGGACGCCGGGACCGCCGACGCGGAACCGGAGGGGTCGGGCGGCGCCTCGACCCTGGAGGTGCTGCGCGGTCTCGTCGCCGAGCGGGCCGAGCTGCCCGCCGACCTCGTCGCCGAGGACAGCCGGCTCCTGGACGACCTGCACATGAGCTCCATCACGGTCGGTCAGATCGTCAACCAGGCCGCCTCCCGTCTGGGCATCGCCGCGGCACGGGTGCCGACCAACTTCGCCACCGCGACCCTCGCCGAGCTCGCCGAGGCCCTGGAGACGCTGGTGCGCACCGGCGGCGAGGAGCCCGGCGCGACGGACGCCCCCGTGGTCACGGGCGCCGCGCCCTGGGCCCGCCCGTTCTCCGTCGATCTGGACGAGGTGCCCCTGCCCCCGGCCGCCGCGGCCGAGGGCGACGGCGGCTGGGAGCTGTTCGCGCCGGTCGAGGACCGGGCGGCGCGGGAGCTGCGCGACGCGCTCCAGCGCGCCGGGGTCGGCTCCGGCGTGCTGGTCCGCCTGCCGGCGGACTGCTCCCCGGAACAGGTCGAGCAGGCGCTCGCCGGCGCGAAGAGCGCCCTGGCGGGGGAGCGCGACCGGCGCTTCGTCCTGGTGCAGGACGGCCGGGGCGCGGCCGGACTGGCCAAGACGCTCCACCAGGAGGCGCCCCACCTGCGCACGACCATCGTGCACACCCCGCCGACGGACGGCCTGGTCGAGCGGGTCGTGGCCGAGGTGGCCGCGACCACCCGGTTCACCGAGGTCCACTACGACGCCGACGGGGTGCGTCGCGTACCGACGCTGCGTGCCCTGCCCGTGGCCGCGGAACGCGCCGACTCGCCCCTGGGGGCCTCGGACGTCCTGTTGGTGACCGGTGGCGGCAAGGGCATCTCCGCCGAGTGCGCCCTGGCGGTCGCCCTGGACACCGGTGCGCGGCTCGCTGTGCTGGGCCGCTCCGATCCCGCCTCGGACCGGGAGCTGGCCGACAACCTGGCGCGGATGGCCGACAGCGGCGTCACCGTGCGCTACGCGCGCGCCGACGTCACCGATCCGGAACAGGTCCGCGCCGCCGTCGCCGAACTGGAGCGGGAGCTGGGGCCGGTCACCGGTCTGCTGCACGGTGCCGGGCGCAACGAGCCGGGCCCGCTGCACGCGCTGGAGCCGGACGACTTCCGCCGCACCTTCGCGCCCAAGGTGGGCGGCCTGCGGAACGTGCTGGACGCGGTCGGGCCCGGCGACCTGAAGTTGCTGGTCACCTTCGGCAGCATCATCGGCCGCGCCGGACTGCGGGGCGAGGCCCACTACGCCACCGCCAACGAGTGGCTGGCCGACCTCACCGAGGACATCGCCCGCAGCCACCCGCAGGTCCGCGCCCGCTGCGTGGAGTGGTCGGTGTGGTCCGGAGTCGGCATGGGCGAGAAGCTCTCGGTCGTCGAGTCCCTGTCCCGCGAGGGCATCACCCCGGTCTCCCCGGACCGGGGCGTGGAGATCCTGCTGCGGCTGATCTCCGACCCGGACGCGCCCGTGGTGACGGTCGTCAGCGGCCGTACCGAGGGCATCGAGACGGTGCGCCGCGACCTGCCGGCCCTGCCGCTGCTGCGGTTCACCGGCAACCCGCTGATCCGCTACCACGGGGTGGAGCTGGTCACCGAGGTCGAACTGAACGCGGGCACCGACCCGTATCTGGCCGACCACCTGCTGGACGGCAACCTCCTGATGCCGGCTGTCATGGGCATGGAAGCCATGGTGCAGGTCGGCGCCGCGGTCACCGGGTGGACCGGGACGCCGGTGATCGAGGACGCGCGCTTC
It encodes the following:
- a CDS encoding SDR family NAD(P)-dependent oxidoreductase, with product MTRIAIVGMACRYPDAADPGQLWDNAVAGRRAFRRLPDVRMRLEDYWDADPAAPDRFYARNAAVLEGYEFDRVAHRIAGSTYRSTDLTHWLALETAGRALADAGFAEGGGLPRERTGVVIGNTLTGEFARANVMRLRWPYVRRVMAEALRGQDWDDERIADFLADVETAYKEPFPAVDEDTLAGGLANTIAGRICNHFDLGGGGYTVDGACSSSLLSVTTAGTSLLSGDIDVAVAGGVDLSIDPFEIIGFAKTGALAKGEMRLYDRGSNGFWPGEGCGMVVLMREEDALAGNHRVYATIAGWGVSSDGQGGITRPEVDGYRLALRRAYERAGFGIDTVSLFEGHGTGTAVGDRTELSALTGARAAANPDAPVAAITSIKGMIGHTKAAAGIAGLIKSAMAVDRRILPPAIGCVDPHELLTGEQANLRALRTAEAWPQDAPRRAGVTAMGFGGINTHVVLDEPATRRRTAPDRRSIALARSAQDCELLLVEGGSPKSLRARLVEVADFVARVSYAQVADLAATLQGELRGLPHRAAVVASSPEDAERRLRNLADALDAGETTHFTPDGRGFLGHATGRGRIGFLFPGQGSGRGTGGGALRRRFPEAAEVHDAAGLPTAGDMVATDVAQPRIATGSAAGLRVLDALRVEATVALGHSLGELSALHWAGALDEETLLEAARVRGRAMAEHSASGTMASLAAAPQEAERLTDGLPVVVAGYNGPEQTVVAGPVDAVEEVAGRAAAAGVGCTRLAVSHAFHSPLVAPAADAFGDWLAGVRFGEVGARVVSTVTGGELARDTDLAGLLRRQITDPVLFTQAVTAAAREVDLFVEVGPGRVLSSLAAAATGVPSVALDTDDESLRGLLGVVGAAYVVGAPVAHERLFQDRLIRPLEVGQEFDFLANPCEQAPRVALPAGRPSPAGAAADPAPAPAPAPAQAQAPTPASVPASVPDAGTADAEPEGSGGASTLEVLRGLVAERAELPADLVAEDSRLLDDLHMSSITVGQIVNQAASRLGIAAARVPTNFATATLAELAEALETLVRTGGEEPGATDAPVVTGAAPWARPFSVDLDEVPLPPAAAAEGDGGWELFAPVEDRAARELRDALQRAGVGSGVLVRLPADCSPEQVEQALAGAKSALAGERDRRFVLVQDGRGAAGLAKTLHQEAPHLRTTIVHTPPTDGLVERVVAEVAATTRFTEVHYDADGVRRVPTLRALPVAAERADSPLGASDVLLVTGGGKGISAECALAVALDTGARLAVLGRSDPASDRELADNLARMADSGVTVRYARADVTDPEQVRAAVAELERELGPVTGLLHGAGRNEPGPLHALEPDDFRRTFAPKVGGLRNVLDAVGPGDLKLLVTFGSIIGRAGLRGEAHYATANEWLADLTEDIARSHPQVRARCVEWSVWSGVGMGEKLSVVESLSREGITPVSPDRGVEILLRLISDPDAPVVTVVSGRTEGIETVRRDLPALPLLRFTGNPLIRYHGVELVTEVELNAGTDPYLADHLLDGNLLMPAVMGMEAMVQVGAAVTGWTGTPVIEDARFLRPIVVPPNGGTTIRVAATVTGADTVDVAVHAEDTGFVAEHFRARLVYSGATAPDGPPLQTAAGTPPVPLDPAADLYGGVLFQGERFRRLRRFHRAAARHVDADVAVRGPEGWFAGFLPGELLLADPGMRDALMHGNQVCVPDATLLPSGVERIHPLGAGPDLPEELRYCAVERSRDGDTYVYDVAVRDADGTVVERWEGLTLQAVRKGDGSGPWVAPLLGPYLERTLEDVLGARVAVAVEPHGDAPAGSAAERRAFTATATSRTLGGPVTVRHRPDGRPEIDGDRYVSAAHSLGVTLGVVADTEVACDVEAVSMRPAAEWEGLLGEHAAVAELVAKETGEAPDTAATRVWSTVECLRKAGVMAGAPLTVLPRGEDAWVVFATGGLRIATFVTSLLNALEPAVFAFLTHETDDRKDGTGK